The proteins below are encoded in one region of Microscilla marina ATCC 23134:
- a CDS encoding lipocalin-like domain-containing protein produces the protein MKYLNGILMLVMLVAFTACGGSGDPKATLTSTPWALDIDAAMKDMPKEQLEKMPKAMLEKITEGLKKTRFNFKKDGTMEMTGGPMGKSLTGSWKLSDDGKTLTMTQGEGGEAIQNKIVELSSKKLVFEADNNGKKTKAVLVPAK, from the coding sequence ATGAAATATCTTAATGGAATTTTAATGTTGGTTATGTTAGTTGCTTTTACAGCCTGTGGTGGCAGTGGTGATCCTAAAGCTACACTAACAAGTACTCCGTGGGCGTTGGATATAGATGCTGCCATGAAAGACATGCCTAAAGAGCAATTGGAAAAAATGCCTAAGGCAATGCTGGAAAAAATTACTGAAGGCTTAAAGAAGACTCGTTTTAACTTTAAAAAAGATGGTACCATGGAAATGACAGGTGGCCCTATGGGAAAATCTCTTACGGGCAGCTGGAAATTGAGTGATGATGGTAAAACATTGACCATGACTCAAGGAGAAGGTGGAGAGGCCATACAAAACAAAATAGTAGAGCTATCATCAAAGAAACTTGTTTTTGAAGCTGACAATAATGGCAAAAAAACCAAAGCAGTGTTGGTGCCTGCAAAGTAA
- a CDS encoding sensor histidine kinase — translation MKITRDYSLSVYQCIPEEKLFLILLASVSFFFFTPSLFSVAIISITFAGMLYISQQKAFSPAFQTIRSLHQPREATPSHPQEPAPTGELASFKKQMINMLIHDLKTPLSNIISLSENGQSGSDMERIYQSGTHMLDLIMNILDVEKIEEAKLPINPVPHQSSTLIDKAIAQVEGKAQAKNIIIQSPPHPTQVAADSQLVKRILTNLLSNAIKYSPQNSEILVETQQVNADTVRFSVSDQGCGIPQKAQKNVFDKFYQVDHSPKISGAYSTGIGLTFCKLAVEAQGGTIGVQSQVGKGTTFWFTLPAGKVSQPNNTSVLRKTPTACAPCSNYFTSQDKDLLTPWLVQLRQYEVYQLSKIKGILKTMTFEQESIYNRWKKQLERALYTSNQEQYEWLIK, via the coding sequence ATGAAAATAACACGGGATTACTCACTTTCGGTGTATCAGTGTATCCCTGAAGAAAAGTTATTTTTGATATTACTGGCAAGTGTTAGTTTTTTCTTTTTCACCCCCTCTTTATTTTCAGTAGCCATCATAAGTATCACATTTGCTGGAATGCTCTACATTTCTCAACAAAAAGCCTTTTCACCTGCTTTTCAAACGATACGTTCATTACATCAACCCAGAGAAGCTACCCCCTCTCACCCACAAGAGCCTGCACCTACAGGCGAGCTTGCCAGCTTTAAAAAACAAATGATCAACATGCTTATTCATGATCTTAAAACCCCTTTGAGCAATATCATTAGCCTATCAGAAAATGGTCAATCAGGCAGCGATATGGAGCGCATTTATCAGTCAGGGACTCACATGCTTGATTTAATTATGAATATTTTGGATGTAGAAAAAATAGAAGAGGCCAAACTTCCTATAAACCCTGTACCTCACCAGAGCTCAACTCTGATCGACAAAGCAATTGCGCAGGTGGAGGGCAAAGCACAGGCTAAAAACATCATCATCCAATCACCACCTCACCCTACTCAAGTAGCCGCTGACAGTCAGTTGGTCAAAAGAATCTTGACCAACCTATTGAGTAATGCTATTAAGTACTCGCCTCAAAACAGTGAAATATTGGTGGAAACCCAACAAGTAAACGCTGACACTGTCAGGTTTTCTGTCAGTGACCAGGGATGTGGAATACCACAAAAAGCTCAAAAAAATGTATTTGATAAGTTTTACCAGGTAGATCACTCACCCAAAATCAGTGGGGCTTATTCTACTGGCATAGGCCTCACCTTTTGCAAACTTGCGGTAGAAGCACAAGGGGGTACTATTGGTGTTCAGTCGCAAGTAGGTAAAGGTACTACATTTTGGTTTACCCTACCCGCTGGCAAGGTGAGTCAACCTAACAACACCTCTGTGCTCAGAAAAACACCCACTGCCTGTGCTCCTTGCTCCAACTATTTTACCTCACAGGATAAAGATTTACTCACTCCTTGGTTAGTACAACTGAGACAGTACGAAGTATACCAACTGAGTAAAATAAAAGGCATACTCAAAACAATGACATTTGAGCAAGAAAGCATCTACAACCGATGGAAAAAACAACTTGAACGAGCACTTTATACCAGCAACCAGGAACAATATGAGTGGTTAATTAAGTAA
- a CDS encoding TOMM system kinase/cyclase fusion protein has translation MINPSIPNYTLLEKIGEGGFGLVYKAKQSNTGQLVAIKVLKNDAGIDEQKHRHQQARFERETQLSAKINHPHIVKLLDKGYTETGELFAVFEYVAGETLKDYIIRNGALPAAETGVLMGQALDALVCAHDQGIVHRDLKPQNLMVSQTGSQRHIKILDFGIGAFTQEHRTKDYKSLTLTKEMVGTPSYSAPEQLRGEPPTVKSDLYAWGLILIECLTGKTVMEGDSIAEIFQQQLQASNVPLPAAILDHSLASLLRRVLEKNPQSRAGDAAKLYEDYLDINFSSIVGKLARESAGQLADHEDDPTLDSDIDVVVGRSAKRQITVLCVKLSLVLSDNNDLSLELLDTIQKDQLNGCRDIAIRYGGHIAGSLGDNICIYYGYPEVSDNDARRAGRAALELVTQTKKRSALLQALHGISLDIRVSLHAGEVVVKQAHTPEGLTPNVAFNLLYQTKEQSVLVSETTKKLLDPFLEFEVAESCYFPNIAGEFKVYALVGERQTEALSFLRPQSAGRQMIGREQEHQVFVQQWQKVKAGEGQAVLFSGQAGIGKSRLTYECKKQLREEGVVVAECRCLPEHENNALYPFFDMLRKHWGLQEGENQDFNIARLEDVLTQAGCDTKMALPILCSWLSVPLSDTYEAMQLPTPEQQKEILMDALEKLILNLGESAHFLLIVEDLHWLDPTSKELLERLLHNLDQQNYLLLLTTRPYFKPSWVYNYLTVMDLMPLEINSVKNLIEGVLEGKKVTDPTVQYISERADGIPLFIEELSQMLLEQGYLVLDNDEYHLQENLDEEAVPVTLQALLNARLDKLGLAKETAQLAAAIGRNFDYDLLVRSSLRDEALVQADLHQLMNADLVYRQRRVQGESYIFRHALIRDAAYDGMPNALQKDTHQRIATTLEGEFPHIKDENPFEVARHFAGAELFSNAADYGLQMVKKQVDGSSNQEALLVNEKVKGWVEQITSLTTKIETELTLNNTVLPAFMAIEGFGGKSVLQTSKRNEELIDKVKTLDSTLSNHNLEALANNTEWALFLNYHFHAKRKDARKIAEKILQSARTTGDRLREVAISPMIAQAFLIDGDWALAKEVCTKVLEIYNEATDVEIGIAHGMEAKSAANFILARIYCCLGYPDKAIGYIENAIVWAEQTKHLVTTTLSYNYKGIIGSLRQDKNMVKQAVTDHNAKHAGLSEGNWVTIHLLMLSDWSNNKYDYAAQYVKDSLASGQHYALGYFEPYLAETYLNHEMVQEAIDLMENSVQRCLKHEEWGTLPMVTRRLALSYYAADQRLSARVKEQMTESLKLAQKQQVKWFEFEALIDYANILLECDEEAIEEKVKIYKQLENVMDFFKKEGEAQETLQWKRAVKILSNIKSLNN, from the coding sequence ATGATAAATCCATCAATACCGAATTACACGCTATTAGAAAAAATCGGAGAAGGAGGCTTTGGTTTGGTATATAAAGCCAAGCAAAGCAATACAGGGCAGTTGGTTGCTATTAAAGTACTGAAAAATGATGCAGGCATTGATGAGCAAAAGCATAGGCATCAACAAGCCCGGTTTGAGCGTGAAACCCAACTTAGTGCAAAAATTAATCATCCCCATATAGTAAAATTATTAGATAAAGGCTATACAGAAACAGGAGAACTATTTGCCGTTTTTGAGTATGTAGCTGGCGAAACGCTCAAAGATTATATCATTCGTAATGGAGCTTTACCTGCTGCCGAGACAGGAGTCTTAATGGGACAGGCGTTAGACGCCTTGGTTTGTGCCCATGACCAAGGCATTGTGCATCGTGACCTTAAACCTCAAAACCTAATGGTGTCTCAAACCGGGTCGCAACGTCATATCAAAATCTTAGACTTTGGCATTGGAGCGTTTACCCAAGAGCATCGTACCAAAGACTATAAAAGCCTGACCCTCACCAAAGAAATGGTAGGTACTCCTAGCTATAGTGCCCCTGAACAGCTTCGAGGCGAACCGCCTACCGTAAAGTCTGATTTATATGCTTGGGGGTTAATTTTGATAGAATGCCTGACCGGAAAAACAGTGATGGAAGGCGATTCAATTGCTGAAATATTTCAACAACAACTACAGGCAAGCAACGTACCGCTACCTGCCGCAATTTTAGACCACTCACTGGCAAGTTTGCTGCGCCGGGTACTCGAAAAAAATCCTCAGTCAAGGGCAGGAGATGCTGCCAAATTGTATGAAGACTATCTGGACATTAACTTTAGCTCTATAGTAGGTAAATTAGCTCGTGAATCTGCCGGGCAACTGGCTGATCATGAAGATGATCCTACCTTGGACAGTGACATAGACGTAGTAGTGGGGCGTAGCGCAAAACGACAGATTACAGTACTTTGTGTAAAGTTAAGTTTGGTGTTGTCTGATAACAATGACTTGAGCCTCGAATTATTAGATACCATTCAGAAAGATCAACTCAACGGGTGCCGTGACATTGCCATACGTTATGGAGGACACATAGCAGGGAGCCTGGGCGACAATATTTGTATATATTATGGTTATCCCGAAGTAAGCGACAATGACGCCCGGCGTGCCGGAAGAGCTGCACTTGAGCTAGTTACCCAAACCAAAAAACGCAGTGCATTGCTGCAGGCCTTGCATGGTATTTCGCTCGACATCAGGGTAAGTTTGCACGCTGGCGAAGTAGTAGTAAAACAAGCGCATACCCCTGAAGGGCTTACGCCCAATGTGGCCTTTAACCTTTTGTATCAAACCAAGGAACAATCGGTGTTGGTAAGCGAAACGACCAAAAAACTACTAGACCCTTTTCTTGAATTTGAAGTAGCCGAATCTTGTTATTTTCCTAATATAGCAGGCGAATTTAAAGTGTATGCGCTGGTAGGGGAACGGCAAACTGAAGCCTTGTCTTTTTTGCGCCCACAAAGTGCCGGGCGACAAATGATAGGACGAGAGCAAGAGCATCAAGTATTTGTACAGCAATGGCAAAAAGTAAAGGCAGGAGAGGGGCAAGCTGTACTATTTAGCGGGCAAGCAGGCATTGGTAAGTCACGCTTGACCTATGAGTGTAAAAAACAACTTCGGGAAGAAGGGGTAGTAGTAGCAGAGTGCCGTTGTTTGCCTGAACATGAAAATAATGCTTTGTACCCATTTTTTGACATGTTGCGCAAACATTGGGGTTTGCAAGAAGGTGAAAACCAAGACTTTAATATAGCAAGGCTAGAAGATGTATTGACCCAGGCAGGATGCGATACAAAAATGGCGTTGCCTATACTTTGTTCTTGGTTATCGGTACCCTTGTCTGATACTTATGAAGCAATGCAATTGCCCACTCCTGAGCAACAAAAAGAAATTTTAATGGATGCGCTCGAAAAACTCATCCTCAACCTCGGAGAGTCGGCACATTTTTTACTGATAGTAGAAGACCTGCACTGGCTCGACCCTACCAGTAAAGAGTTACTAGAGCGATTGTTACATAATTTAGACCAGCAAAACTACTTGTTATTGCTCACTACTCGTCCTTATTTCAAACCCTCTTGGGTATACAACTACTTGACAGTGATGGACTTGATGCCCTTGGAAATCAATTCGGTGAAAAACTTGATTGAAGGAGTGTTGGAAGGCAAAAAAGTAACTGACCCCACTGTACAATACATAAGTGAGCGAGCCGACGGTATACCTTTGTTTATAGAAGAATTAAGTCAGATGTTGCTTGAGCAAGGATACTTGGTATTAGACAATGATGAATACCATTTGCAAGAAAATCTAGATGAAGAAGCTGTTCCGGTGACCCTACAGGCGTTACTCAATGCTCGTTTAGACAAGTTGGGGTTAGCCAAAGAAACTGCTCAACTCGCGGCTGCCATTGGGCGCAATTTTGACTATGATTTATTAGTCCGGTCTTCGTTGCGTGACGAAGCATTGGTACAAGCCGATTTGCACCAGCTCATGAATGCCGATTTGGTCTATCGTCAAAGACGTGTACAGGGCGAAAGTTACATTTTCCGTCACGCCCTTATTCGTGATGCAGCGTATGATGGTATGCCCAACGCCCTACAGAAAGATACTCACCAACGCATAGCCACTACGTTGGAAGGTGAGTTTCCTCACATAAAAGATGAGAACCCCTTTGAAGTAGCCAGACATTTTGCCGGAGCCGAACTATTTTCAAATGCGGCTGATTATGGGTTGCAAATGGTGAAAAAACAAGTCGATGGTTCATCCAATCAGGAAGCTTTATTGGTAAATGAAAAAGTAAAAGGTTGGGTAGAGCAGATTACATCATTGACTACAAAAATTGAAACTGAACTTACCTTGAACAACACCGTGTTGCCTGCATTTATGGCCATTGAGGGTTTTGGTGGAAAAAGCGTATTGCAAACGAGCAAGCGCAATGAAGAATTGATAGATAAAGTAAAAACACTGGATAGCACACTATCTAATCATAACCTTGAAGCCCTGGCTAACAACACTGAATGGGCGTTATTTTTAAATTATCATTTTCATGCCAAGCGTAAAGATGCGCGCAAAATAGCTGAGAAGATACTACAAAGTGCCCGAACTACAGGTGACCGTTTGAGAGAAGTGGCCATTTCGCCTATGATTGCTCAGGCATTCTTAATTGATGGTGATTGGGCATTGGCAAAAGAAGTGTGTACAAAAGTGTTAGAGATATACAATGAGGCAACAGATGTAGAAATAGGCATTGCCCATGGGATGGAGGCTAAAAGTGCCGCCAACTTTATTTTGGCGCGTATTTATTGCTGCTTGGGTTATCCTGATAAAGCCATTGGTTACATAGAAAACGCCATTGTCTGGGCTGAGCAAACCAAACACCTGGTAACTACTACCTTGTCTTACAACTACAAGGGCATTATAGGAAGCCTGAGGCAAGACAAAAATATGGTGAAACAAGCAGTGACAGATCATAATGCCAAACACGCGGGGCTTTCAGAAGGAAATTGGGTCACTATTCATTTGCTGATGCTAAGCGACTGGAGCAATAACAAGTATGACTATGCTGCCCAGTATGTAAAAGATTCTTTAGCGTCTGGGCAACACTATGCTTTAGGCTACTTTGAACCTTACCTTGCCGAAACTTACCTGAATCACGAAATGGTACAAGAAGCCATTGACTTGATGGAAAACTCAGTACAGCGTTGTTTAAAACACGAAGAATGGGGAACACTGCCTATGGTTACCAGACGGTTGGCGCTTAGCTATTATGCTGCAGACCAACGCCTAAGTGCAAGGGTAAAAGAGCAAATGACGGAGTCGCTGAAGCTTGCCCAAAAACAACAAGTAAAATGGTTTGAGTTTGAAGCTCTGATTGACTATGCCAATATTTTGCTGGAGTGCGACGAGGAAGCTATAGAAGAAAAGGTGAAAATATACAAGCAGCTTGAAAATGTAATGGACTTCTTTAAAAAAGAAGGAGAAGCCCAGGAAACTTTACAATGGAAACGTGCAGTCAAAATTTTAAGTAATATCAAGAGTTTGAATAACTAA
- a CDS encoding RiPP maturation radical SAM C-methyltransferase: MNQPTPDANLLSYLKQQIDSAVNQGDILIIVPPFYNIGFIALGPYLLQAIAKEHGYKVDVLHLDLLLANLIGIEDYIEIQESPSFWMLGERMFARSAYGLPALGEDSAQTNEHFHTISPTNKAQMYLNHGHAFDLEKYQKLEEQCYQFAQCAGAIIAGLDYAIAGVSLGFCNQINAAVAFINHIKHHAINTTTIIGGSYCEGEKAEALFSLSENIDYIFEGESELTFIDFIEHTLSNRPYPNRLIKPQKAAPLEKLPIADYQAYARQVKTIMGEEYYKHKVKAVWYETNRGCWWAEKAKCTFCGITEIGFRQKSIAQIAQDLEKIKAQVPDKFLFFTDLIMSSGFPDKLLNYSADTDSYPVLGMQLKVGRTIDEVVKLHQINAKYILPGVEAFSTSLLKKMKKGTTGRQNIYFIRNAYCFGISTQYYLLWGFPGDTAKEYTSLLDMIPSLKHLQPPQLFDGAQISRDAPYFTNPEEYNIKALTYWKVYDMIFPKQANIQQLANYFVGDYESYSYENIHLMEVIQKEVVDWKKNWAACKLNMMFFMGRYMIYDSRKVTKPEVVNHVVSEEEAKKIMSYQRHQMGQSQVLDWALEHKLGLLMDGWYLPLVTATPELLLKLNEYSKVTEAVSVLK, encoded by the coding sequence ATGAATCAACCTACACCTGATGCCAACTTATTGAGTTATCTAAAGCAGCAAATTGACTCAGCAGTAAACCAAGGTGACATACTTATTATTGTACCCCCTTTTTATAATATTGGCTTCATAGCCTTGGGGCCTTATTTATTACAAGCCATTGCTAAAGAACACGGGTATAAGGTTGATGTATTGCACCTGGACTTGTTGTTGGCAAACCTCATCGGGATAGAAGATTACATAGAAATTCAGGAAAGCCCGTCATTTTGGATGCTAGGCGAGAGAATGTTTGCTCGAAGCGCGTATGGTTTACCCGCACTAGGTGAAGACAGTGCCCAAACCAACGAGCATTTTCATACCATAAGCCCTACCAATAAGGCACAGATGTATTTGAACCACGGACACGCCTTTGATTTAGAAAAGTACCAAAAACTAGAAGAACAATGTTACCAGTTTGCGCAGTGTGCAGGCGCCATCATTGCAGGGCTTGACTATGCTATAGCGGGTGTTTCGTTAGGGTTTTGTAATCAAATCAACGCTGCTGTTGCCTTTATCAATCACATCAAACACCATGCGATAAACACAACTACTATTATAGGTGGTAGCTATTGTGAAGGAGAAAAGGCCGAAGCCTTGTTTTCCCTGAGTGAAAATATTGATTACATTTTTGAGGGAGAAAGCGAACTCACGTTCATTGATTTTATTGAACACACCCTCAGTAATCGACCTTACCCCAACAGGCTTATTAAGCCCCAGAAAGCAGCTCCTTTAGAAAAACTCCCCATTGCTGACTATCAAGCGTATGCCCGTCAGGTAAAAACGATCATGGGAGAAGAGTACTATAAACACAAGGTAAAAGCGGTATGGTATGAAACCAATCGAGGGTGTTGGTGGGCAGAAAAAGCCAAGTGTACATTTTGTGGTATTACAGAAATAGGCTTTCGACAAAAAAGCATTGCTCAAATTGCCCAGGATTTAGAAAAAATAAAAGCCCAGGTTCCAGACAAGTTTTTGTTTTTTACCGACCTGATTATGTCAAGTGGTTTTCCTGATAAGCTATTGAATTATAGTGCTGATACAGATAGTTACCCTGTGTTAGGAATGCAACTAAAAGTAGGGCGTACTATAGACGAGGTAGTAAAACTCCATCAGATAAACGCCAAATACATTTTGCCAGGAGTAGAGGCGTTCTCTACCAGTTTGTTAAAGAAAATGAAAAAAGGAACTACTGGCAGGCAAAACATCTATTTTATCAGAAATGCCTACTGTTTTGGTATCAGTACGCAGTATTATTTATTATGGGGATTTCCCGGAGATACCGCCAAAGAATACACTTCCTTATTAGACATGATTCCCTCGCTCAAACATCTACAGCCTCCCCAACTATTTGATGGTGCCCAAATAAGCCGGGATGCCCCTTACTTTACTAACCCCGAAGAATACAACATCAAAGCATTGACTTACTGGAAAGTATACGATATGATATTTCCTAAGCAGGCCAATATTCAGCAACTGGCCAATTACTTTGTAGGAGACTATGAATCATATTCTTACGAAAATATTCATTTAATGGAGGTTATTCAAAAAGAAGTAGTTGACTGGAAGAAAAACTGGGCTGCCTGTAAACTGAACATGATGTTTTTTATGGGACGGTATATGATTTATGATTCACGCAAAGTAACCAAACCAGAAGTTGTAAATCATGTAGTAAGCGAAGAAGAAGCAAAAAAAATCATGAGTTATCAAAGGCATCAAATGGGGCAATCACAAGTGTTGGATTGGGCCTTAGAACATAAGTTAGGGCTTTTGATGGATGGTTGGTACTTGCCATTGGTTACCGCTACTCCAGAGCTATTGCTAAAACTGAACGAGTACAGCAAAGTAACAGAGGCAGTAAGCGTATTAAAATAA
- a CDS encoding TOMM precursor leader peptide-binding protein → MKNQQLNPSYYFEVLNSDYTLLVSESNEVMFSNKLSNAILAEIAQNQPSKEELIAQFSASDVPLFEVMQVLVKLEQAGYIKEVSDFFTPEQAAYWESAGFNTTHLAQVLQQKTIGLISVGVAQEVFEDACCQAQLQLSATPDVYLVITKDYNHPELSQLNQQFEQSKTPWLLVKPTGQTLWWGPVFVPGKTACWQCLHHRLELHNPINKFYKNIKNTAQAPSKPLVSHPATFQMAASFAVLALVKWLYHQPTDASETQITSFNTQTLEKQHHAVVKRPQCNACGDVTIKSPQPITLQPVSVASTLGGYRAESPEVSFQKYKHHISPISGIISGLKPYGNTNHADIHNYSSGRNLALQSVSMFWLNHHLRSGNGGKGKTDIQAKMGAVGEAIERYSLMYQEGERYTIKAALQDLPEGIHPNQCMNYSKAQMQSRDTTNISSAKFYELIPVPFDASETMDWTPVYSLTNQKFKYLPACFCYAQYPAKDESQLYAYPDSNGCAAGNTIEEAILQGFMELVERDATAIWWYNRLKRPAVDLDTLDNPYIDKMRAYYTSINRSLWVLDITNDLGVPVFVAVSHCLKGNKEKILYAFGAHLEASIAVERAVIELNQLLPIGTSDKYLTQDQAFIDWLDTQTLTSNGYLLPKEGATKNIQTDYPRLCKPTIYDSVKYCIATARQQGLETLVLDLTQPDIVLPVVKVIVPGMRHFWRRTAPGRLYDVPVKMGWLSRPLAEEALNPISIFI, encoded by the coding sequence TTGAAAAACCAACAGCTCAACCCATCTTATTACTTCGAGGTACTCAACAGTGACTATACCTTATTGGTTTCTGAGAGTAACGAAGTGATGTTTTCTAACAAGCTAAGTAATGCTATTTTGGCCGAAATAGCCCAAAACCAACCCTCTAAAGAAGAACTAATTGCTCAGTTTTCGGCAAGTGATGTTCCTTTGTTTGAAGTCATGCAAGTATTGGTTAAACTTGAACAAGCAGGGTACATCAAAGAAGTAAGTGATTTTTTTACCCCTGAACAAGCGGCTTATTGGGAGTCGGCAGGGTTCAATACCACCCATTTGGCGCAGGTATTACAACAAAAAACTATAGGTTTGATAAGTGTTGGAGTAGCACAAGAAGTGTTTGAAGATGCCTGTTGTCAAGCTCAATTGCAGTTGTCTGCTACGCCCGATGTATACCTGGTCATTACCAAAGACTACAACCACCCTGAGCTTAGCCAACTCAATCAACAGTTTGAACAAAGCAAAACCCCTTGGCTATTGGTCAAACCTACGGGACAAACTTTATGGTGGGGACCTGTGTTTGTACCAGGCAAAACTGCTTGCTGGCAGTGTTTGCATCATCGGCTAGAGCTACACAACCCTATTAATAAATTTTATAAAAATATCAAAAACACGGCTCAAGCACCCTCCAAACCCTTGGTGAGCCATCCCGCAACTTTTCAAATGGCGGCGAGTTTTGCAGTACTCGCCCTGGTAAAATGGTTGTATCACCAACCAACCGATGCTTCAGAAACCCAAATTACTTCATTCAATACCCAAACTCTTGAGAAACAGCATCACGCTGTAGTTAAACGTCCTCAGTGTAATGCATGTGGCGATGTTACCATCAAATCTCCCCAACCTATTACTTTACAGCCAGTGTCGGTTGCTTCTACCCTGGGGGGCTACCGTGCTGAGTCGCCTGAAGTAAGTTTTCAAAAATACAAGCACCATATCAGCCCTATATCAGGCATTATCTCTGGTTTGAAACCTTACGGTAATACGAATCATGCTGACATTCACAATTATTCATCAGGGCGAAACCTTGCCTTGCAAAGTGTATCTATGTTTTGGTTAAACCACCACTTGCGTAGTGGCAACGGAGGAAAAGGAAAAACCGATATTCAAGCAAAAATGGGCGCCGTTGGTGAGGCAATCGAGCGTTACAGTCTGATGTATCAAGAAGGGGAGAGGTACACTATCAAAGCCGCTCTTCAGGATTTACCAGAAGGCATTCATCCTAATCAATGCATGAACTACAGCAAGGCACAAATGCAAAGTCGGGATACCACCAATATCAGCAGTGCCAAGTTTTATGAACTTATTCCGGTTCCTTTTGATGCTTCAGAAACAATGGATTGGACTCCTGTGTACTCATTGACCAATCAGAAGTTTAAATACCTACCTGCTTGTTTTTGCTATGCCCAATATCCTGCTAAAGATGAGAGCCAATTGTATGCTTATCCTGACTCTAATGGTTGTGCAGCAGGCAATACCATAGAAGAAGCTATTTTACAGGGGTTTATGGAGTTGGTAGAGCGCGACGCAACCGCCATATGGTGGTATAATCGTCTAAAACGCCCCGCAGTAGACCTTGATACTTTAGACAATCCTTATATCGACAAGATGAGGGCATATTATACGTCAATCAACCGTAGTTTGTGGGTATTAGACATCACCAATGACTTAGGAGTGCCAGTTTTTGTGGCCGTTTCACACTGTCTGAAGGGCAATAAAGAAAAAATACTGTATGCTTTTGGGGCACACCTGGAGGCCAGTATTGCGGTAGAACGTGCAGTGATAGAACTCAACCAGTTGCTACCTATTGGCACTTCAGATAAGTACTTAACGCAGGACCAGGCTTTTATAGATTGGTTAGATACCCAAACCCTCACAAGTAATGGCTACCTTTTGCCTAAGGAAGGAGCAACCAAAAACATCCAGACCGATTATCCCAGGTTATGCAAGCCAACCATTTATGACAGTGTAAAGTATTGCATAGCCACTGCCCGGCAACAGGGTTTAGAAACATTGGTGTTAGACCTGACACAGCCTGATATAGTTTTGCCAGTAGTGAAAGTAATTGTGCCTGGTATGCGGCATTTTTGGCGCAGAACTGCACCTGGTCGACTGTATGATGTTCCAGTAAAAATGGGTTGGTTGAGTCGGCCATTGGCAGAAGAAGCATTGAACCCTATCAGCATATTTATTTAA
- a CDS encoding FHA domain-containing protein, with the protein MATIENTITKNTIYLNSQHIFGRSPHSSTQLDAKDVSKSHATLYWQGGLWHIKDHSRNGTVVNGKFLHNSVERLAKGQTIQFGKDPATQWKVLDIAPPLNYLELLNNSPQVIPLESYYALPNEDTPEIAFFCTPDRQWKAERAGETFEPEHHQVFVCNNEEWRFVRNELVDETVDYGRIKQNAWFEFTLSADQETVNIQITINELAMDMGEHAHNYMLLALARKRKEDIEAGLDPKDQGWQSIDALTYELSKEELKEVDQYNLNLRIHRLRKGLQKLKPHGTQFVNIIERRKGEIRFGHPKIKIQ; encoded by the coding sequence ATGGCTACAATTGAGAATACAATCACTAAAAATACTATTTACCTTAATTCCCAGCATATATTTGGCAGAAGCCCACACAGTTCTACCCAACTTGATGCGAAAGACGTGTCTAAGTCACATGCCACTTTATATTGGCAGGGAGGGTTGTGGCATATCAAAGACCACAGCCGTAACGGGACAGTGGTGAATGGCAAATTTTTGCATAATTCTGTAGAGCGACTGGCAAAGGGGCAAACTATACAGTTTGGCAAAGACCCTGCTACTCAATGGAAAGTACTCGATATTGCGCCACCACTCAACTATTTGGAGTTGCTTAATAATTCACCACAAGTCATTCCGCTGGAGTCTTATTATGCACTACCCAATGAAGATACACCCGAAATAGCTTTTTTTTGTACACCAGACAGGCAATGGAAAGCAGAGCGTGCCGGAGAAACTTTTGAGCCTGAACACCATCAAGTGTTTGTGTGCAATAATGAAGAATGGCGTTTTGTAAGAAATGAGCTAGTGGATGAAACTGTGGACTATGGGCGAATTAAACAAAACGCGTGGTTTGAGTTTACCCTAAGCGCCGATCAGGAAACAGTGAATATTCAAATTACAATCAATGAACTGGCAATGGATATGGGTGAACACGCCCATAACTATATGTTGCTTGCCTTGGCGCGCAAACGCAAAGAAGACATAGAAGCAGGGCTAGACCCCAAAGATCAAGGATGGCAAAGTATAGATGCACTCACTTATGAGTTGTCAAAAGAAGAATTAAAAGAAGTAGACCAATACAACCTTAACTTACGCATTCATCGTTTACGCAAAGGCTTACAAAAGCTAAAGCCACACGGAACACAGTTTGTTAACATTATTGAACGAAGAAAAGGGGAAATACGCTTTGGACATCCCAAAATCAAAATACAGTAA